The Pirellulales bacterium genome includes a region encoding these proteins:
- the hemL gene encoding glutamate-1-semialdehyde 2,1-aminomutase: MTREKSQAAFARAKQLIPGGVNSPARAFGGVGGEPIFFERGKGAYLYDIDGQRFIDYVGSWGPMILGHCYPPVVAALEETIHRGTSFGAPTLAENELAQLIIDAVPSVEKVRLVSSGTEATMSAIRLARGFTGRDVIIKFAGNYHGHVDSLLVAAGSAAATLGVPNSPGVTAGTTRDTLVLAYNDVAGLERAFAEHGLRVAGVILEPVVGNMGCVIPTSEFLTVLRRLTSIAGALLIFDEVMTGFRVAYGGAQSIFEITPDLTTLGKIVGGGLPVGAYGGRADIMDRILPAGPVFQAGTLSGNPLAVAAGIATLKCLRDDPPYGRLEQLGSQLQAGFAAAAKHAGIEHSITRVGSMMTLFFNAQPVADWDGASRSNTQRFARWFWDLIERGVYMPCSQYEALFISAAHSEQDIETTVGAAKQILPMLAKLA; the protein is encoded by the coding sequence GTGACGCGTGAGAAGAGCCAGGCCGCATTTGCCCGGGCAAAGCAGCTTATTCCCGGCGGCGTGAACAGCCCAGCCCGCGCCTTCGGCGGAGTCGGAGGTGAGCCCATTTTCTTCGAGCGCGGCAAAGGGGCTTATCTATATGACATCGACGGCCAGCGATTCATCGATTACGTCGGCTCCTGGGGTCCGATGATCCTGGGACACTGCTATCCTCCGGTGGTCGCGGCGCTGGAGGAGACGATCCATCGCGGAACCAGCTTCGGTGCTCCGACATTGGCCGAAAACGAACTTGCTCAACTGATTATCGACGCCGTGCCTTCGGTCGAGAAGGTCCGTCTGGTGAGCTCGGGCACGGAAGCAACAATGAGCGCGATCCGTTTGGCGCGCGGCTTCACAGGTCGAGATGTCATCATCAAATTTGCCGGCAACTATCATGGCCACGTTGACAGCTTGCTGGTGGCCGCCGGCAGTGCCGCCGCGACGTTGGGCGTTCCCAACTCGCCGGGAGTGACGGCGGGCACGACGCGCGACACGCTGGTGTTGGCCTACAACGACGTCGCAGGACTTGAGCGCGCGTTTGCCGAACACGGTTTGCGCGTGGCGGGCGTAATTCTCGAGCCAGTCGTAGGCAATATGGGTTGCGTCATTCCTACTTCCGAGTTTCTGACGGTGCTGCGGCGGCTGACCAGTATTGCCGGTGCGCTGCTGATCTTCGACGAGGTCATGACCGGGTTCCGAGTGGCGTACGGCGGAGCGCAATCGATCTTCGAAATCACACCCGATTTGACGACTCTCGGTAAGATCGTCGGGGGCGGGTTGCCCGTAGGCGCCTATGGAGGCCGGGCCGATATCATGGATCGCATTCTGCCCGCCGGACCCGTATTTCAGGCTGGCACGCTCAGTGGCAATCCGCTGGCGGTTGCCGCCGGCATCGCCACGCTCAAATGCTTGCGAGACGACCCGCCCTATGGCCGGCTGGAACAGCTCGGCAGCCAATTGCAGGCGGGTTTTGCGGCAGCTGCTAAGCATGCCGGCATTGAGCATTCGATCACGCGCGTGGGAAGCATGATGACGCTGTTCTTCAACGCTCAGCCGGTCGCGGATTGGGACGGTGCCAGCCGATCGAATACGCAGCGTTTCGCCCGTTGGTTTTGGGATCTCATTGAGCGCGGCGTCTATATGCCGTGCAGCCAATATGAGGCGCTGTTCATCTCGGCCGCGCATAGCGAACAGGATATCGAAACCACCGTTGGCGCCGCAAAGCAAATCCTGCCCATGTTGGCAAAATTGGCTTAA
- a CDS encoding NF038122 family metalloprotease, giving the protein MLRTIIGLVVVLASAVPARALIILPKFDPTVTALPYASQVETATNYAIQQFENLYSDPITINVTIAAAALPSPVLGQANDIFLGPFNYTQVRNALIKSATTANDATSIASLSAADPTGGSTMFIPRAEAQALGFLGANDPYNTGTFTFSTVQSFTFDPNNRAVPGEYDFVGIAMHEISHILGRIAAVSPPTYIDVADLFRYTAPGVRGLSSVDTSVYFSINGGITNLKYFDDSFDRGDWAKNQGPDSFNAFSNSGVVNGLTTVDTTYLDVLGYHLVPEPTSGTLLAGMMVGLFLLYPSAQRLRALNCANRKRSAN; this is encoded by the coding sequence ATGCTACGAACGATAATCGGTCTCGTTGTCGTGTTGGCGAGCGCGGTGCCCGCTCGAGCATTGATCATCTTGCCCAAGTTCGACCCTACGGTGACGGCGCTTCCCTATGCGAGTCAGGTCGAGACGGCGACCAATTACGCGATTCAACAGTTCGAGAACCTGTACTCCGATCCGATCACGATCAACGTCACAATTGCCGCCGCTGCTCTGCCGTCGCCGGTTTTGGGGCAAGCAAACGATATTTTTTTGGGACCTTTCAACTATACCCAGGTGCGCAATGCTCTCATCAAGAGTGCGACGACTGCGAACGATGCCACATCGATTGCCAGTCTGAGCGCCGCGGACCCAACCGGCGGCAGCACGATGTTCATCCCCAGAGCCGAAGCCCAAGCGTTAGGATTCCTTGGTGCCAATGATCCCTACAATACCGGCACGTTTACGTTCAGCACGGTTCAGAGTTTTACGTTTGATCCCAACAATCGTGCCGTCCCCGGCGAGTACGACTTCGTAGGAATTGCGATGCACGAGATTTCCCACATCCTGGGACGCATCGCTGCGGTTTCCCCGCCCACTTACATCGATGTGGCAGACCTATTTCGCTACACCGCGCCCGGTGTGCGTGGACTCAGCAGCGTCGATACAAGCGTATACTTTTCGATTAATGGCGGCATCACGAACTTGAAATATTTCGATGACTCGTTCGATCGCGGCGACTGGGCCAAAAACCAGGGACCGGATTCGTTCAACGCTTTCTCCAACTCCGGCGTGGTGAATGGTCTGACGACGGTCGATACGACCTATCTCGACGTGCTCGGTTACCATCTGGTGCCCGAGCCCACGAGCGGCACGTTGTTGGCGGGGATGATGGTCGGCTTGTTCTTGCTATACCCGAGCGCGCAACGGCTGCGTGCATTGAACTGCGCAAATCGAAAACGATCGGCAAACTGA
- the tsaB gene encoding tRNA (adenosine(37)-N6)-threonylcarbamoyltransferase complex dimerization subunit type 1 TsaB yields the protein MRILAIETSGTSGSVASFDAGSLLTQIELDPAGRSARTLAPGIRELLRQVAWTPRDVQLVAVAVGPGSFTGLRLGVMTAKAFAYAVGAQVVGIGTLEAIAARSPAEALLVATAIDAQRGEVYAGLFSRDQAGQLIAASDVRIVESATWLAGLPPGVVVTGPALVKFAEQVPPQATVAPHSCWSPDAAAVGRLAAARIQRGMADDLWSLAPLYLRRSAAEEKLEARST from the coding sequence TTGCGCATCCTAGCAATCGAAACCAGCGGTACGTCAGGCAGTGTTGCCTCATTCGACGCTGGCAGTCTTTTAACCCAGATCGAGCTCGACCCCGCCGGGCGAAGTGCTCGCACCTTGGCCCCTGGTATTCGCGAGTTGCTCCGCCAGGTCGCATGGACGCCACGGGACGTGCAGTTGGTCGCTGTGGCCGTGGGCCCGGGTTCTTTTACAGGGCTGCGCCTAGGAGTCATGACGGCCAAGGCCTTTGCCTATGCTGTAGGGGCGCAGGTCGTGGGCATTGGGACCTTGGAGGCAATCGCCGCCCGCTCGCCGGCCGAGGCACTCCTGGTGGCTACGGCGATTGATGCACAACGTGGCGAAGTCTACGCCGGTTTATTTTCGCGCGACCAAGCAGGCCAACTCATCGCCGCCAGTGATGTGCGAATCGTCGAGTCCGCGACCTGGCTTGCCGGCCTGCCGCCAGGAGTCGTCGTCACGGGCCCGGCGCTCGTGAAATTCGCAGAGCAAGTGCCGCCGCAAGCCACGGTTGCCCCGCATTCTTGTTGGTCGCCTGATGCTGCCGCGGTTGGTCGGCTGGCGGCCGCGCGCATTCAGCGTGGCATGGCGGACGACCTTTGGTCGCTGGCACCGCTCTATCTGAGGCGCAGTGCGGCGGAAGAAAAGTTGGAAGCTCGTTCGACCTGA
- a CDS encoding leucine-rich repeat domain-containing protein, translating to MDDISTLAALKRLEMLSLEETRVTDLSPLSSLTGLVAVFLNDTQVSDISPIAGFKDLERLDLARTGVSDLRPLARLPRLSTLVLDGCPVRDLAPLSEAKQLDMVCFEDTPVSDLSPLAGLMNLQALYFNGSQVVDISPLAGLSKLGNVGLARTPVSDFAPLGALTALEILNVSGTQISDLAPLARLTSLRYLHFDDTKVRDLTPLAGFKNLGTVSFSGTPVSAIWPLAGLTGLQELWLDRTAVTDLTPLLGLKSLTELHIQGIVVSKEQVELLQKTLPNCKIASDLISRPIPIAGP from the coding sequence TTGGACGACATCTCGACGCTTGCCGCCCTAAAAAGGCTCGAAATGCTCAGCCTGGAGGAAACGCGAGTGACCGACCTCTCGCCGCTCAGCAGCCTCACTGGCCTGGTTGCAGTTTTCCTTAACGATACCCAAGTAAGCGACATTTCACCGATTGCAGGTTTCAAAGACCTGGAGAGACTCGACCTCGCACGTACAGGCGTCAGCGATCTTCGGCCGCTCGCGAGACTGCCGCGACTATCCACGCTAGTTCTCGATGGTTGTCCGGTTCGCGATCTTGCCCCGCTCAGCGAAGCGAAGCAATTGGACATGGTCTGCTTTGAGGACACCCCGGTTAGCGATCTGTCTCCGCTCGCCGGTCTAATGAATCTGCAAGCCCTCTACTTCAACGGCAGTCAGGTCGTCGACATTTCACCGCTGGCCGGGCTTTCGAAGCTGGGTAACGTTGGCCTTGCGCGTACGCCGGTGAGCGATTTTGCGCCGCTGGGCGCACTCACTGCGCTCGAGATCCTGAACGTCAGCGGCACGCAAATCAGCGACCTCGCGCCTCTGGCCAGACTCACGAGCCTGCGGTATCTCCACTTTGACGATACCAAAGTCCGCGATCTCACTCCGCTAGCCGGATTCAAAAACCTTGGAACCGTGTCCTTCAGCGGCACGCCGGTTAGCGCCATCTGGCCGCTCGCCGGTCTCACTGGCTTGCAAGAACTCTGGCTCGACCGCACGGCGGTTACCGACCTCACGCCGCTTTTGGGACTCAAGAGTCTCACCGAACTTCATATCCAAGGAATAGTGGTCAGCAAAGAACAGGTCGAGCTCCTCCAAAAAACATTGCCAAACTGCAAGATCGCATCCGATCTGATTTCGCGGCCCATACCCATCGCCGGGCCGTAG
- a CDS encoding metallophosphoesterase family protein: protein MKRALISDIHSNLEALEAVLADVRGQGIQEIYCLGDIIGYGPNPRECIDLVMTLNVCILGNHDQGALFDPEGFNSGAERAIFWTREQLEKPLGSPTDNARRWDFLGELPRNRRENGFLFVHGSARNPLNEYVFPEDIYNQRKMEKIFSLIEHHCFQGHTHVPGVFTQSLNFLSPDEIGYQHHLGSDKTMINVGSVGQPRDGDSRACYVVLEDDLVTFRRVEYPVEKTIAKIYETPELDNFLGDRLRDGR, encoded by the coding sequence GTGAAGCGTGCCCTGATCAGCGACATTCACAGCAACCTCGAAGCGCTCGAGGCCGTGCTGGCCGACGTCCGAGGACAGGGGATCCAAGAGATCTACTGCCTGGGGGACATCATTGGCTACGGCCCTAACCCCCGTGAGTGCATCGACCTGGTAATGACGTTGAACGTCTGCATTTTGGGCAACCACGACCAGGGCGCGCTCTTCGATCCAGAGGGATTCAACTCGGGTGCCGAGCGGGCTATTTTCTGGACGCGCGAGCAGTTGGAAAAGCCGCTGGGAAGTCCGACGGACAATGCCCGCCGCTGGGATTTTCTCGGCGAGCTGCCGCGTAATCGCCGTGAGAACGGCTTCCTTTTCGTGCATGGATCGGCCCGCAACCCGCTCAACGAATACGTGTTCCCCGAAGACATCTACAACCAGCGGAAGATGGAAAAGATCTTCTCGTTGATCGAGCATCATTGCTTTCAGGGGCACACCCACGTACCCGGCGTGTTCACTCAAAGCTTGAACTTCCTCAGTCCCGATGAGATTGGTTACCAGCACCATTTAGGGTCCGACAAGACGATGATCAACGTCGGCTCGGTCGGCCAGCCGCGCGACGGAGACTCGCGGGCCTGCTACGTAGTGCTTGAAGACGACCTGGTAACGTTCCGGCGCGTCGAGTATCCGGTGGAGAAGACGATCGCGAAGATCTACGAGACGCCGGAGCTGGACAATTTTCTGGGCGACCGTCTGCGCGACGGCCGTTAG
- a CDS encoding YidC/Oxa1 family insertase periplasmic-domain containing protein encodes MDKRFTTFLLVAFVVLMVNMQLMRWWQQKAAPAAQQAAQENAKLADKPAAGAADKQPELAAVAADEPADEKAAADVGAEPKKPAVLAPPPQSPEQRLTLGSADPKSGFRELVTFTSAGAAVQRVELNSPQYLDQEDRSGYLGQLDLGVVPNHEQGALVRVVGPGTPADEAGLKVDDVITELNGNAVLGPIEFQEALEQTEPGDEFTLTINRHTPDGAVDGRKLNGTLRRRPMEVIRPEGIDALSFLLTIDSLDGERIAKDAEELPGIMMRTSPWQVLPRVDPDEIAFQYDLAEAGLSVIKKFRLGKVDPAEADNPSAKAYHLDFAIEVRNTGDREHKLAWRLDGPTGLPLEGAWYAMKISPNMRGGAGMRDVVVGFLANRREKNGLVSAYTIAEGTDLPTWQDDWLKYIGVDAQYFAVALLPASAEETDNGAADETNYGRAVPIRVGDVPADRSKLNRTNVSFRLISKVETVAPQGKPFAQSFKIFSGPKKPALLAHYGLGNLVYYGWFGWVAQPMLEVLHFFYRIIPNYGIAIIMLTVLVRSMMFPLSRRQALNAQKMQELQPEIKRIQEKYKGNMEARSKAQQELFRKHKYNPLAGCLPVFLQLPIFLGLYRSLSVDVELRGAPLISESIRWCSNLAAPDMLWNWHNYLPAVLAGPSGWLGPYFNLLPCITIGLFIWQQKMFMPPAADEQAAMQQKMMQYMMIFMGVMFFKVASGLCLYFIASSLWGITERKLLPKSTAPAGGASPTTAARGAVARTGANGNGSSETKKKNRGRA; translated from the coding sequence ATGGATAAGCGATTTACGACGTTTTTGTTGGTGGCTTTTGTCGTCTTGATGGTGAACATGCAGCTGATGCGCTGGTGGCAGCAGAAGGCTGCACCCGCCGCACAGCAGGCCGCCCAGGAAAACGCCAAGCTGGCCGACAAGCCCGCGGCTGGTGCCGCTGACAAGCAGCCCGAACTCGCCGCAGTTGCGGCTGACGAGCCAGCCGACGAGAAGGCGGCTGCAGACGTCGGCGCCGAGCCCAAAAAGCCGGCTGTTCTGGCTCCTCCCCCGCAGTCCCCCGAACAACGATTAACCCTCGGTTCGGCTGATCCAAAGAGTGGTTTCCGCGAGCTCGTGACCTTTACTAGCGCCGGAGCGGCGGTTCAACGCGTCGAGCTCAACAGTCCGCAGTACCTCGATCAGGAAGACCGTAGCGGCTACTTGGGGCAACTTGACCTGGGTGTAGTGCCTAATCACGAGCAAGGCGCGCTGGTGCGCGTGGTGGGCCCTGGAACGCCCGCGGACGAGGCCGGACTCAAAGTCGACGACGTGATCACCGAGCTCAACGGGAATGCGGTCCTCGGGCCGATCGAGTTTCAAGAAGCACTCGAACAGACCGAACCGGGCGATGAGTTCACGCTCACGATCAATCGACACACTCCCGACGGAGCCGTCGACGGCCGGAAACTAAACGGCACGCTGCGCCGCCGGCCGATGGAAGTCATTCGGCCCGAAGGGATCGACGCCTTGTCGTTCCTGTTAACGATCGACAGCCTCGACGGCGAACGCATCGCCAAGGATGCCGAAGAGTTACCCGGCATCATGATGCGCACGTCCCCTTGGCAAGTGCTGCCGCGCGTCGATCCGGACGAGATCGCGTTTCAGTATGATCTGGCCGAGGCCGGGCTGTCGGTGATCAAAAAGTTTCGCCTGGGCAAAGTCGATCCGGCCGAGGCCGATAATCCTTCGGCCAAGGCATATCACCTCGACTTCGCCATCGAGGTGCGCAACACCGGCGACAGAGAGCATAAGCTGGCCTGGCGCCTCGATGGTCCCACCGGCTTGCCGCTAGAAGGCGCCTGGTATGCGATGAAGATCAGTCCGAACATGCGTGGCGGCGCCGGCATGCGCGACGTCGTGGTCGGGTTTCTGGCTAATCGGCGCGAGAAGAATGGGTTGGTCAGCGCCTACACGATCGCCGAGGGTACGGACCTCCCCACCTGGCAAGACGATTGGTTGAAGTATATCGGTGTCGACGCCCAGTATTTTGCCGTAGCCCTGCTGCCGGCGAGCGCCGAAGAGACGGACAATGGCGCTGCCGATGAGACAAATTACGGCCGCGCCGTGCCGATTCGCGTAGGCGATGTGCCGGCCGATCGTAGCAAGCTCAACCGCACGAACGTATCGTTCCGCCTGATAAGCAAAGTGGAAACCGTCGCTCCGCAAGGCAAGCCGTTTGCACAATCATTCAAGATCTTCTCAGGGCCGAAGAAGCCGGCGCTGCTTGCGCATTACGGCCTCGGCAACCTGGTCTACTACGGCTGGTTCGGTTGGGTAGCGCAACCGATGCTCGAAGTGCTGCACTTTTTCTACAGGATCATTCCCAACTACGGCATCGCGATCATCATGCTCACCGTGCTGGTGCGCTCGATGATGTTCCCGCTCAGCCGGCGGCAAGCGCTCAATGCCCAGAAGATGCAGGAGTTGCAACCCGAGATCAAGCGGATTCAGGAGAAATACAAAGGCAACATGGAAGCCCGCAGCAAGGCGCAGCAGGAGTTGTTTCGCAAGCACAAATACAACCCTCTGGCCGGCTGTCTACCTGTTTTTCTGCAATTGCCGATTTTCCTCGGTCTCTATCGTTCGTTGTCAGTTGACGTCGAACTGCGCGGTGCGCCGCTGATCAGCGAATCGATCCGCTGGTGCTCGAACCTGGCCGCGCCTGACATGCTATGGAATTGGCACAACTATTTGCCGGCGGTATTGGCCGGGCCGAGTGGTTGGCTGGGCCCCTATTTCAATCTATTGCCGTGCATCACGATCGGCCTGTTCATCTGGCAACAGAAGATGTTCATGCCCCCGGCGGCCGACGAGCAAGCCGCCATGCAGCAAAAAATGATGCAATACATGATGATCTTTATGGGCGTGATGTTCTTTAAAGTGGCTAGCGGTTTGTGTCTGTACTTTATCGCCTCCAGCTTGTGGGGCATTACCGAGCGCAAGTTACTCCCCAAGTCCACGGCACCGGCCGGCGGCGCGTCCCCAACCACCGCGGCGCGGGGAGCGGTGGCACGGACCGGGGCAAATGGCAACGGTTCGTCAGAAACCAAGAAAAAGAATCGCGGCCGCGCTTAG